In Crassostrea angulata isolate pt1a10 chromosome 6, ASM2561291v2, whole genome shotgun sequence, a genomic segment contains:
- the LOC128186509 gene encoding uncharacterized protein LOC128186509, producing the protein MSDSKLTVYSVSSESDLSADEDTEESDVSRDYKNINISVKEGALEKEEVDVIVNSTSDKLKLRHGRGARALLKTAGAGLQTECNQKFPTGIQKGDVAVTGPGNLRCKTVCHGCLKKYGSNDAEKIHMEFISKCLKELDSQKLYSIAFPGLTTGFHKFPKNVASKNACRAIAQYIDANPNTSLKEVRFVIHPQDKETFKAFCDAVKAWDLRPTTEIERKVLCRFLINQMTVLIKVDKIEEEEVDMIVNSVNKTLDLSKGSLSKTVATAAGSKVAEECRRDHPSGVSEGNVVVTSAGNLKCKKICHACIPAFNQNNKSVSKTDIQNIVIKCLAKADENQCNCVAFPAFGTLFKNYPAQITAEGMLKGIDQYSKSNTQTSVKSVFIVIYGKQHVEISKAYVDEAAPYRGACSGPVRGTQEFCLQQYHREFHPPEYWTEFTSDKSVKLWKTECGKSIHKVVDVDSSTHKAVEKLVQSTWQPLKVGHGRDAKGLSKLKYTSIKVLKIQRLENIDVYENYSHFRARLFHKAGDIGVFEQLAFLSQSTGDIATTKSLKKDSILKKELYHEINEHFLFHGTKPDTYKKILSQGLDFRMAGGKGMFGQGVYLAESSTKADQYTDDKSARTKAEKKMFLVRSCLGKIHLAKTAYKLKRPPCFQTGCKSGSCEHSERQRCDSVVGDGSWIFREFVTYNQHQNYPEYLITYKRV; encoded by the exons ATGTCGGACAGCAAACTGACTGTATATTCTGTCTCATCAGAGTCTGATTTAAGCGCAGATGAAG ATACCGAGGAAAGTGATGTATCAAGggactacaaaaatatcaacATATCAGTTAAAGAAGGCGCTTTAGAAAAGGAAGAG GTTGACGTCATTGTGAACAGTACATCAGATAAGTTGAAGCTACGGCATGGAAGAGGGGCTCGAGCCTTATTGAAAACCGCGGGGGCGGGGCTACAGACTGAGTGTAACCAAAAGTTCCCCACGGGGATTCAAAAGGGAGATGTTGCAGTAACTGGACCGGGAAATCTTAGATGTAAAACCGTCTGCCACGGGTGTCTTAAGAAATATGGATCAAATGATGCAGAAAAG ATACATATGGAGTTCATATCCAAATGTCTGAAAGAGCTAGACAGTCAAAAACTCTATTCAATAGCTTTCCCTGGTCTTACCACCGGGTTTCACAAGTTTCCAAAGAATGTTGCGTCTAAAAACGCATGTCGTGCAATTGCACAATATATTGACGCCAACCCCAACACCAGCCTAAAGGAAGTTCGTTTTGTTATACATCCCCAAGACAAAGAGACATTTAAG GCTTTCTGTGATGCTGTTAAAGCATGGGATTTAAGACCTACTACGG aaatcgAAAGAAAAGTTCTTTGTAGATTTCTGATAAATCAGATGACCGTCCTAATCAAAGTCGACAAGATTGAAGAGGAAGAG GTCGATATGATCGTCAATAGTGTAAATAAGACCTTAGATTTGAGCAAAGGATCTCTATCCAAAACAGTAGCAACGGCTGCTGGTTCAAAAGTTGCAGAAGAATGTCGACGAGATCACCCGTCAGGTGTCTCTGAGGGAAATGTTGTCGTCACCTCCGCCGgaaatttaaagtgcaaaaaaatTTGTCATGCATGCATACCTGCCttcaatcaaaataataaaagtgtTTCCAAAACG GatatacaaaatattgtaaTCAAATGCCTGGCAAAGGCCGATGAAAACCAATGTAACTGCGTAGCCTTTCCTGCTTTTGGGACCCTCTTCAAAAACTATCCGGCCCAAATCACTGCTGAGGGAATGCTGAAAGGAATCGACCAGTACTCAAAATCCAACACACAGACATCTGTGAAAAGTGTCTTTATTGTAATCTATGGTAAACAACATGTGGAAATATCAAAG GCGTACGTTGATGAGGCTGCCCCATACCGAGGGGCGTGTTCGGGACCCGTgagggggacccaggaattctgtCTCCAACAGTACCACAGAGAGTTCCACCCTCCTGAATACTGGACCGAGTTTACGTCAGATAAATCTGTTAAG CTATGGAAGACGGAGTGCGGCAAAAGTATTCATAAAGTGGTGGATGTGGATTCCTCCACACACAAAGCTGTAGAGAAACTTGTCCAATCCACATGGCAGCCACTAAAAGTTGGTCATGGACGTGATGCTAAAGGGTTGTCAAAATTAAAGTACACTAgtattaaagttttgaaaatacaGAGACTGGAAAATATTGACGTTTACGAAAACTACTCCCATTTTCGAGCACGACTTTTCCACAAAGCTGGTGACATAGGAGTATTCGAACAATTGGCTTTTCTTTCACAAAGTACCGGAGACATAGCAACAACCAAGAGTCTGAAAAAGGACTCTATCCTTAAAAAAGAATTGTATCATGAAATAAACGAACACTTTCTGTTCCATGGAACCAAACCGGAcacatacaaaaagattctgTCTCAGGGGCTAGATTTCCGCATGGCTGGTGGAAAAGGAATGTTCGGACAAGGGGTTTACCTAGCAGAAAGTTCCACGAAAGCTGACCAGTACACAG ACGACAAATCAGCAAGAACTAAAGCCGAGAAGAAAATGTTCTTGGTCAGATCATGTCTGGGAAAAATTCATCTCGCAAAAACAGCCTACAAACTAAAGAGGCCGCCGTGCTTTCAGACTGGGTGTAAATCGGGCTCCTGTGAACATTCGGAGCGCCAGCGCTGTGACAGCGTGGTTGGAGACGGAAGCTGGATCTTCCGAGAGTTTGTCACGTATAACCAACATCAGAATTACCCAGAATACCTCATCACTTACAAAAGAGtataa